The Candidatus Desulfarcum epimagneticum DNA segment GGTCAGATCCATACATCGCGCGATCAATCGTAATATGTCTCTCAAGAGATGTAACCCCAAGAGCCGCGGCCCCATAAGATACAGCAAGACCTGCTTCATGCCCACTGTAGCCTACATGACATTTATAACGCTCACGCAAAACTTTTATACGATTCAAATTGGCGTCTTCATCATTCATGGGATAAGTCGAAACACAATGCATAAGTTCATATGGACATTCGGCCTTTTTAAAAATTTCTACTGCTTTATCAATTTGATGTTCTTCTGTCATCCCCGTAGAAATAAATGTGTGTTTTCTTTCAGAAGCCACCTCTTCAAGGAAATCTCTATAAACAGTCATCGCTGAAGCAATCTTATTGTATTTACAATCAAACTTCCGTAAAAATTTCTGACTTTCCATATCCCATGCGGAAGCAAACCATTCTATTCCTTTTTCTCTGCAATAGTCATCAATTTCTTTATACTCCTCAAGACCAAACTCAAGCCCCTCTTTTTGTTCTCGTTGAGTGGTTCCCCATGGGCTTTCTCGAGGAGAATCTAACATCTCTTTTGTGTAAACCAAATCAATCGTTCTTTTTTGAAACTTAACAGCATCAACGCCTGCTATCTTAGCAATATCAATCAGCTGCTTTGCAATGCCCAAATCCCCATTGTGATTGATACCTATTTCTGCAATAATAAAAATAGTCATTTCACTTTCTCCTTTTATTAAATTAAGTCTCAAATCTTTTTTATCTCATTGAGAATCCAATTTTTCACACAGATAAATAGTCACAAATGGCTTCTCATTGCTATAAGCTGTTTTTTTAACTAAAACCCTTAAGCCAAAGCCTTTAAATAATTCAATTCTTTCCTTTTCTGATAAATTACTTTTATCAATAGGTTGATCCTCTGGTAAATTTTGTAAATTAAATCCGGAGTCTTCTTCTGAGACCGCGCTCAATTCCAATATCACATATTTACGAGAAACCCTGGAAAATTCTGATATCACTTTTTTCGCATCTTGGAATGTCACATGCCCGCCAAAAAACCGAAAACAGACTATTATGTCAAATGAGTTGTCTGGATAAGGTAAATTTCTGGCATCACCCATATCGATCTTACATTTTTTGAGTAAATCTCCCCGGAGCCTTTTTGCTTCGAGTATCATATCGCGTGAAATATCTAATCCGGTGACATCCATTTTATTTTCGTTATACAGGGAAAGAAACCTTCCCGTTCCAAATGGAATATCTAAAACACTAATCTTTTTCGGAAGACTTTTCAAAAACTCCCTTAAAATACGATTTTCTTCATGCCACCAATCCTGTTTTATCCGCGTCAACTCATATTCTTTCGCTGTTTTTCCATGGTACCAGTCACCGTTAAATTTAAAAAATTTGTTTTTGAATTTGTTCTTCAAATCTCCAGTTTTATCCATCAAAACAAGCCAAACTTTTTCCAGAAAATCACCCTGTTTTAATGCAGTTATAGTCTTACGTATCAAATTAACAGTCATAAATTTACTCTCTGAAATCTGGATAAGCAACAGGTTGACCGGCATCAAATAAACGATCAAATATCTTTGTCGCAGAATCCGCGTTGAATAAAAGATTAGTTACGTTTGGCCAGGAGAGGACATCCTCCCGACGTATTAACATCGGCCATCTTCTCAGGCAAACAGGAATAGTAGAGCGCCCTAATGCTTTGAGCGCTGCGAATCGATGCATTCCATCACAAATAAGGAATCTCCACTCTGTTCCACGCAGTAAAACTTGAGCGGCGATATCTCCATCTATACTATCAACATTCCTTTGATAACCATTTTTAATGATCGAATTCACAACCTTTTGATACCTATAGAACTCCATCCGTCCTTTATCCTGCGTTACCGGACCACAGTGCTGCCATCCTTCGTCCCCGACATGGTTTTGTCGCGCTCGCCTCTCGGGATCATCAAAATCCCATGGCCATACAGTTCCAGGCGGTGACGTTCTCAAGAGCGCCTCACTTGCTTCGTGCTCACTAAGCCCTAACAATTCCGCTGCGTTATTCGGTTGCCAAAAATGATAATATTTCTCTAAAATTGACCCCTCATAGGTGACACATACTCCATTACGGTAGTTATTAACTGTTTCGACAAAAGGGTCAGGATATTGACTCTTATCTCCAAATCCCATTGGGCTGCTTATCAACAAAGACATCGGAACGTTTATGATGACCCAACTGTTTTGAGCCGATGTCTGGGAGGAACCCGCCCGATAAACCGCATCGATAGGATCAGTGGTTATATCTCTCAAATCGAGTATTTGTTTTCTTCCATTTAAAGTTCTTTCATCTACTTTAGATATCCGATAACCGGTCGGTTCTATAATTCTTCTATTGATATATCTCAGTGATTTTTCTATAGTCTTAAATGTTTTGTTTATCATATTTTTAACAATTACTGACTTGATATTCCAGTCAGAAATTTAATTCTATTGAAATAGAACTCTCTCTATCTTTTGGATTAATTTTTCATGCCGGCTTAGCTGTCCCATATAGCCATGAATATTTATATTATCCAATTTTGACAGGTGATATCCATAAAAAAAGTTGATTAATGCGCATTCAAAGTGAAGTTTTGACCTGAATACATCTAATTTATATTTGTAAAGATTTGAAAAAAGTTTCCGGTAGCTCATAGCGTCAGGAGAAGATTCAAGGTAGAAATCAAACCCATATACATTAATTTTATCAGCAAAATAAGATAAAGCGCAAATGGAGTTCAACCCCGCTCCCGCCGGTCTCCAGGAAGATGGCAATGGAAGCTTAAACGGGCGACAAATATTTTCAGCTATTGCTATACGGGTCATATTTGGGTTATCAAACAGCTTTTCATACCAGCGTAATTTTGAGTAACTGTCAGGGGGAAACGTTTCCCCATTTTCTGCGACTCTATGCACTTCCACATGACATACTGATAAACCAAACTTTAGCATTGCATGTACATTTTCAATGCTTTGTTCCAGGTAGATCACATCTCTTTTGATTTCTATCGGATTACTGAAATTGATTAAATAAATCGGACCATTTAAATTCTCTATTTGGGATATGTCAAAGCTTGATCCTCTTAAAACGATATTTATCTCGTCAGATCTCGGAATGTCACTGGACCTTTCCTTGATTAATTCAAATGGAATAGAAGGTCTATTATGCCTATTATACCGCTCAAATTTATTTGGCAGTAATTTTCTTGTAGAAAACCGATATACTTGTTCCGGCCACAGCTCCAGAAAAAGCATCATCATCGAAACATCAAATAACCGCCCGATAGGTTTCAATCTCCCTAAGAATGGGACACGAGGATTCCTCAAAAAATCAGCAAGAAAGCGACCTAAATAAAAGCGCTTTAAAATACCCTTGTATAGCATACGATAAAATCGATTCTTTTCGTTAATTTCGAATGCAAAATGTTCCAAATAAAATAAGCATAAATCAAATATGCCTTTGATTTGAAATTCCGCGATGCGACACTCAAACCTTTCACTTTCTTCACTGAGTCGCGATTTATTTAACAACATTATATCATTATCAGGTCGAATTGGCCTCACTTGTTTATTATTACCAATAAGTATTGTCTTTCTCTTATTGGTTGTATCATTAATAATTGTTGTCATCTCCAAGCCTTGTCTCGCCCAACGAAAACATTTCGATGAAGGGCCGGCTTGCAGTTTAATAAATTCAAATTGATCTGTCGCTATTTTTTTGAAATATTTATCAAATGAGATGTGATAATCTGGATGACAACTCGTCATTTTTTTTATATCCACATCTTCCTTGGCATGCAAGCTTTCTCCATTATGACACATTATAAAAAACGATACCCAGACAAATTGCCGCACACCGCCTGTCTTTGCAATATCAATTATCGACATTAAAGGTTCATATGTAACTGAATCATCACGCTTTAAATTGATCCCAGAATATTCACTTACATTTGATGTAAGGTAAACAACAGAATAACAATCTGATATTAATTCCTTTAATTTCGTTTTATTCCCAGGATCATATTCAATTTCAGTAAAATTATTATTCTCTTCTATAACGGTAGCGCCGCTCCAAAAGTCCATTTGCGATAAAGGCCCTACCAAATTACCGTCTATTTTAGTAGTAAACTTTTCGGGCGCTTTTACACTGAATCCTGCATTTATAAATTTGCATACGATGTCAAAT contains these protein-coding regions:
- a CDS encoding putative S-adenosyl-L-methionine-dependent methyltransferase (Evidence 3 : Putative function from multiple computational evidences; Product type e : enzyme), translating into MTVNLIRKTITALKQGDFLEKVWLVLMDKTGDLKNKFKNKFFKFNGDWYHGKTAKEYELTRIKQDWWHEENRILREFLKSLPKKISVLDIPFGTGRFLSLYNENKMDVTGLDISRDMILEAKRLRGDLLKKCKIDMGDARNLPYPDNSFDIIVCFRFFGGHVTFQDAKKVISEFSRVSRKYVILELSAVSEEDSGFNLQNLPEDQPIDKSNLSEKERIELFKGFGLRVLVKKTAYSNEKPFVTIYLCEKLDSQ
- a CDS encoding conserved hypothetical protein (Evidence 4 : Unknown function but conserved in other organisms), with protein sequence MDKRKTILVVGDVANSIGFDIVCKFINAGFSVKAPEKFTTKIDGNLVGPLSQMDFWSGATVIEENNNFTEIEYDPGNKTKLKELISDCYSVVYLTSNVSEYSGINLKRDDSVTYEPLMSIIDIAKTGGVRQFVWVSFFIMCHNGESLHAKEDVDIKKMTSCHPDYHISFDKYFKKIATDQFEFIKLQAGPSSKCFRWARQGLEMTTIINDTTNKRKTILIGNNKQVRPIRPDNDIMLLNKSRLSEESERFECRIAEFQIKGIFDLCLFYLEHFAFEINEKNRFYRMLYKGILKRFYLGRFLADFLRNPRVPFLGRLKPIGRLFDVSMMMLFLELWPEQVYRFSTRKLLPNKFERYNRHNRPSIPFELIKERSSDIPRSDEINIVLRGSSFDISQIENLNGPIYLINFSNPIEIKRDVIYLEQSIENVHAMLKFGLSVCHVEVHRVAENGETFPPDSYSKLRWYEKLFDNPNMTRIAIAENICRPFKLPLPSSWRPAGAGLNSICALSYFADKINVYGFDFYLESSPDAMSYRKLFSNLYKYKLDVFRSKLHFECALINFFYGYHLSKLDNINIHGYMGQLSRHEKLIQKIERVLFQ
- a CDS encoding N-acetylneuraminate synthase; the encoded protein is MTIFIIAEIGINHNGDLGIAKQLIDIAKIAGVDAVKFQKRTIDLVYTKEMLDSPRESPWGTTQREQKEGLEFGLEEYKEIDDYCREKGIEWFASAWDMESQKFLRKFDCKYNKIASAMTVYRDFLEEVASERKHTFISTGMTEEHQIDKAVEIFKKAECPYELMHCVSTYPMNDEDANLNRIKVLRERYKCHVGYSGHEAGLAVSYGAAALGVTSLERHITIDRAMYGSDQAASVEPVGLFQLVGAVRKIEKAMGDGSIKMNEKEIGVAKKLRAHIPFEANR